Within Dysgonomonas sp. HDW5A, the genomic segment ATTATATCTTTTATAGATATAACTGTCTATATATCTTGTAATTGAAAAATTAATGAATAGTTCTGTGAGCTTAATTAAAAGTAATAACTGCCCATTATATGTATTCAATGGAAAATTAAATGGGCTGATATCTTAAATGGTCTGTTTATCAGAAGATCATATGATCATATGAATTATAATAATTAGTTTTTCTTACATTTGTAATATTTTGGATATAAATGGAGGTTGTCTACTTTTTTATTAATGACTTGTTTTTGTTTTAATATCCTGTAAAACAGAATAGTATATTTTATAAACTTATAATACAGATTTATTTAGATATGAAAATAGCACTTATTGGTTATGGAAAAATGGGTAAGGAGATCGAACGAATTGCCCTTGATCGCGGACATTCTATTGTTTCGATCATTGATGAAAACAATCTTTCCGGTTTTGATTCTGCTGAATTTAAAGGGGCAGATGTTGCGATTGAATTTACAACTCCGGCAAGTGCTATGAATAATTTCAGAAAATGTTTTGCTGCCGGTGTTCCTATTGTTGCAGGTACAACGGGATGGCTCGAAAACATGCCCGAAGTAAAAGATGCTTGTGAAAATAAGGGACAGACTTTCTTTTATGCCTCTAATTATAGTTTAGGAGTAAATATATTTTTCGCAGTTAATAAATATCTTGCGAAGATTATGAATAATTTTCCCGATTATA encodes:
- the dapB gene encoding 4-hydroxy-tetrahydrodipicolinate reductase — its product is MKIALIGYGKMGKEIERIALDRGHSIVSIIDENNLSGFDSAEFKGADVAIEFTTPASAMNNFRKCFAAGVPIVAGTTGWLENMPEVKDACENKGQTFFYASNYSLGVNIFFAVNKYLAKIMNNFPDYTVKMEEVHHIHKLDAPSGTAITLAEGIIENVDRKTNWNLEAELKPSDLAIHCIREGEVPGIHEIFYESEADIISIKHDAKNRKGFALGAVLAAEFTNGKKGFLGMQDMLNF